One Citricoccus sp. K5 DNA window includes the following coding sequences:
- a CDS encoding alpha/beta fold hydrolase: MSTPEITAIRLAGEGEATPDKDVLFVGAGLGTGVQALWAEAANELADRFQVIGWDLPGHGQSPAHNEPIAMADLANAVADLVKAQHAAGTIPAGAKVYYAGVSINGAVALQLGLDHGDLFDGIAVICSAAKIGQTEAWQERATFVEAAGTPSMVAGSAEKWFAQGFIEQHAERTTRLLHTLQEADRFSYARLCEALGGFDVRERLGEITVPIVALHGAEDGVCPPADGEAIAAGVASGQAHVLENVAHQAPIEKPAETATILKEAFTA; encoded by the coding sequence GTGAGCACACCAGAGATCACCGCCATCCGCCTCGCCGGCGAGGGCGAGGCCACCCCGGACAAGGACGTCCTGTTCGTGGGGGCCGGCCTGGGCACCGGCGTCCAGGCCCTCTGGGCGGAGGCCGCCAACGAGTTGGCGGACCGCTTCCAGGTCATCGGCTGGGACCTGCCCGGCCACGGCCAGTCCCCGGCCCACAACGAGCCGATCGCCATGGCGGACCTGGCCAACGCCGTGGCCGACCTGGTGAAGGCCCAGCACGCGGCCGGGACCATCCCGGCCGGGGCCAAGGTCTACTACGCCGGCGTCTCCATCAACGGTGCGGTCGCCCTGCAGCTCGGCCTGGACCACGGTGACCTGTTCGACGGCATCGCCGTGATCTGCTCGGCCGCGAAGATCGGCCAGACCGAGGCCTGGCAGGAGCGCGCCACCTTCGTGGAGGCCGCCGGCACCCCGTCCATGGTGGCCGGCTCCGCCGAGAAGTGGTTCGCCCAGGGGTTCATCGAGCAGCACGCCGAGCGCACCACCCGACTGCTGCACACCCTGCAGGAGGCCGACCGCTTCTCCTATGCCCGGCTCTGCGAGGCCCTCGGCGGCTTCGACGTGCGCGAGCGCCTCGGGGAGATCACCGTCCCGATCGTGGCCCTCCACGGGGCCGAGGACGGCGTCTGCCCGCCGGCGGACGGCGAGGCGATCGCGGCCGGCGTCGCCTCCGGTCAGGCCCATGTACTGGAGAACGTGGCTCACCAGGCGCCGATCGAGAAGCCCGCCGAGACCGCAACCATCCTCAAGGAGGCCTTCACCGCATGA
- a CDS encoding lyase family protein encodes MSTPASPSEHQATASGAAGSDGSIGSIGSIGSIGSDGLSGAPGLTALAAEADAGLLDPLSSGTTAVVQSSDANYLLHLLQVEAAWTAVLAQHGMVTAGQAEAAAEAADPRHLADYDLIGLAHAGQNGGNVLIPALKAMRARAAQAAPTEPGVSSAIHVGATSQDIMDTAMMRMAAQVAGTVLADLRAAVGSLAAMATEHRATPMVARSLAQHSLPSTFGLRAAGWMSGLAQAGRRLEAATAELPIQWGGAAGTMAALSGRVATARAAGTLDAGTDAFTLVEELAQRLGLKAPAGPWQTNRMPITGLAAALADVVAACGKIANDVLISARIENGELGEPLVAGRGGSSAMPHKQNPVLSVMIHAGALGAPGTLAQVLTAAGAANEERPDGAWHAEWPALRQLMRTAGGAAARTAELVSGLRVNTDRMAENLNRVGPLLVSERLMVELAPLLEESGPESGGRAGSGQSGSGTSRSGKERLQEIVDRSLESQHGQQDGQQQGNDFRSLLRAALPDTVSDAELDGLLDPANYTGEATTLVDRLVAEYRNFAEWSTT; translated from the coding sequence ATGTCCACGCCCGCGTCGCCGTCAGAACACCAGGCCACCGCGTCCGGTGCAGCCGGATCTGACGGTTCAATCGGTTCAATCGGTTCAATCGGTTCAATCGGTTCGGACGGGTTGTCCGGAGCGCCGGGACTGACGGCGCTGGCCGCGGAGGCCGACGCCGGCCTGCTGGACCCGCTGTCCTCCGGAACCACCGCGGTGGTCCAGTCCTCGGACGCGAACTACCTGCTCCACCTGCTGCAGGTCGAGGCCGCGTGGACCGCGGTCCTCGCCCAGCACGGGATGGTCACCGCCGGCCAGGCCGAGGCCGCCGCCGAGGCCGCCGACCCGCGCCACCTCGCCGACTACGACCTGATCGGGCTCGCCCACGCCGGCCAGAACGGCGGAAACGTCCTGATCCCGGCGCTCAAGGCCATGCGGGCCCGGGCCGCGCAGGCCGCCCCCACCGAGCCCGGGGTCTCCTCCGCCATCCACGTGGGTGCGACCAGCCAGGACATCATGGACACCGCCATGATGAGGATGGCCGCCCAGGTCGCCGGGACGGTCCTGGCGGACCTCCGCGCCGCCGTCGGATCCCTGGCCGCGATGGCCACGGAGCACCGGGCGACCCCCATGGTGGCCCGCTCGCTGGCGCAGCACTCCCTGCCCTCCACCTTCGGCCTGCGCGCCGCCGGCTGGATGTCCGGACTGGCCCAGGCCGGCCGCCGGCTCGAGGCCGCCACCGCGGAACTGCCGATCCAGTGGGGCGGCGCCGCGGGCACCATGGCCGCCCTGTCCGGCCGCGTGGCCACAGCCCGCGCCGCCGGGACACTGGACGCCGGCACCGATGCCTTCACCCTCGTCGAGGAGCTGGCTCAGCGACTCGGCCTGAAGGCTCCCGCTGGACCGTGGCAGACCAACCGCATGCCCATCACCGGGCTGGCCGCAGCGCTGGCCGATGTGGTGGCGGCCTGCGGGAAGATCGCCAATGACGTGCTGATCTCCGCCCGGATCGAGAACGGTGAACTCGGTGAGCCGCTGGTCGCGGGCCGCGGCGGGTCCTCCGCGATGCCGCACAAGCAGAACCCCGTGCTGTCCGTGATGATCCACGCCGGCGCACTCGGCGCCCCCGGCACGCTCGCGCAGGTCCTCACCGCCGCCGGCGCCGCCAACGAGGAACGCCCGGACGGGGCCTGGCACGCCGAGTGGCCTGCCCTGCGCCAGCTGATGCGCACCGCCGGGGGAGCCGCCGCCCGGACGGCGGAACTCGTCTCCGGCCTGCGCGTCAACACGGACCGCATGGCCGAGAACCTGAATCGCGTGGGCCCCCTGCTGGTCTCCGAGCGGCTCATGGTCGAGCTCGCCCCGCTCCTCGAGGAGAGCGGCCCGGAGAGTGGCGGCAGGGCCGGCTCCGGCCAATCCGGTTCGGGCACGTCCCGTTCGGGCAAAGAGCGGTTGCAGGAGATCGTGGACCGCAGTCTGGAATCACAGCACGGCCAGCAGGATGGCCAGCAGCAGGGGAACGACTTCCGGAGCCTGCTGCGCGCCGCCCTGCCGGACACCGTCTCGGACGCCGAGCTGGACGGCCTGCTGGACCCGGCCAACTACACCGGCGAGGCCACCACCCTGGTGGACCGCCTCGTCGCCGAGTACCGCAATTTCGCAGAATGGAGCACCACGTGA
- the pcaG gene encoding protocatechuate 3,4-dioxygenase subunit alpha codes for MRIDQNQLAAARDGSEKLVATPGQTIGPFFGYASGYENVHIPFRDGQHLVNPASPKAVRLTGTVYDGAGDPIPDAMIEIWQADENGQIPQETGSLVRDGWTFTGWGRATADNVGTYTFSTVNPGPTEEGKAPFIHVVVFARGLMNKLHTRIYLPEDTAALEKDALLSSVEADRRQTLIAEREADGTLRFDIHLQGEKETVFLQFPGIEYPVHD; via the coding sequence ATGCGCATTGATCAGAACCAGTTGGCCGCGGCACGCGACGGGAGCGAGAAGCTGGTGGCTACCCCGGGCCAGACCATCGGCCCGTTCTTCGGCTACGCCTCCGGGTACGAGAACGTCCACATCCCCTTCCGGGACGGCCAGCACCTGGTGAACCCGGCCAGCCCGAAGGCCGTGCGCCTGACCGGCACCGTCTATGACGGCGCCGGGGACCCGATCCCGGACGCCATGATCGAGATCTGGCAGGCCGACGAGAACGGGCAGATCCCCCAGGAGACCGGCTCCCTGGTCCGCGACGGCTGGACCTTCACCGGCTGGGGACGGGCCACCGCGGACAACGTGGGCACCTACACGTTCTCCACCGTCAACCCGGGGCCCACGGAAGAGGGCAAGGCACCGTTCATCCACGTGGTGGTCTTCGCCCGCGGCCTGATGAACAAGCTGCACACCCGGATCTACCTGCCGGAGGACACCGCCGCCCTCGAGAAGGACGCGCTGCTCTCCTCCGTGGAGGCGGACCGCCGCCAGACGCTGATCGCCGAGCGTGAGGCCGATGGCACCCTGCGGTTCGACATCCACCTGCAGGGCGAGAAGGAGACCGTCTTCCTGCAGTTTCCCGGCATCGAGTACCCGGTGCACGACTGA
- the pcaH gene encoding protocatechuate 3,4-dioxygenase subunit beta, whose translation MTENTGPVVEDDETFDNSHVLDPAATQDSQETISAEIKDIHDSASGETQPRVNFPPYRSSLLRHPTKDMHHTDPETIELWSPAFGHRDVHTLESDLTVQGNGEPLGERMVVRGRVLDGDGRPVRNQLVEIWQANASGRYVHKRDQHPAPLDPNFTGVGRTITDDKGFYEFTTIKPAPYPWKNHHNAWRPAHIHFSLFGTDFTQRMITQMYFPGDPLFSLDPIYQSITDQKARDRLVATYDHNVSTHEWNTGYYWDIVLTGSNRTWMEGDTDAH comes from the coding sequence ATCACCGAGAACACCGGTCCCGTCGTCGAGGACGATGAGACCTTTGACAACAGCCACGTGCTCGACCCCGCCGCGACGCAGGACTCCCAGGAGACCATCAGCGCCGAGATCAAGGACATCCACGACTCGGCGTCCGGGGAGACCCAGCCGCGCGTGAACTTCCCGCCGTACCGCAGCTCCCTGCTGCGCCACCCCACCAAGGACATGCACCACACCGACCCGGAGACCATCGAGCTGTGGTCCCCGGCCTTCGGCCACCGGGACGTCCACACCCTGGAGTCCGACCTGACCGTCCAGGGCAACGGCGAGCCGCTGGGCGAACGCATGGTGGTCCGTGGCCGCGTGCTGGACGGCGACGGCCGCCCGGTGCGCAACCAGCTGGTGGAGATCTGGCAGGCGAACGCCTCCGGCCGCTACGTGCACAAGCGCGATCAGCACCCGGCGCCGCTGGACCCCAACTTCACCGGTGTGGGCCGCACCATCACCGATGACAAGGGCTTCTACGAGTTCACCACCATCAAGCCGGCGCCGTACCCGTGGAAGAACCACCACAACGCGTGGCGTCCGGCGCACATCCACTTCTCGCTGTTCGGCACGGACTTCACCCAGCGCATGATCACCCAGATGTACTTCCCGGGCGATCCGCTGTTCAGCCTGGACCCGATCTACCAGTCGATCACGGACCAGAAGGCCCGCGACCGCCTGGTCGCTACGTACGACCACAACGTCTCCACGCACGAGTGGAACACCGGCTACTACTGGGACATCGTCCTGACCGGCAGCAACCGTACCTGGATGGAGGGCGACACCGATGCGCATTGA
- a CDS encoding 4-hydroxybenzoate 3-monooxygenase, with amino-acid sequence MAASAGSADRADTPQLTRTKVGIVGGGPAGLLLSHLLAKQGIDNVVIELRDQETIKNTHRAGILEQQAVKMLTESGVDGRVLTHGDEHEGIDLRFNGESHPLNFPDLVDATVTLYAQNEVFIDLAAARKRDGGDIRYESAVIEVADLKSDTPKIRYKDVSAGADPDAVHEVHCDVLVGADGSRSFCRRAVGQEQGHQDFKIEYPFAWFGILTEAPKSSPELIYANSPHGFALISQRSANVQRMYFQCDPAERTEDWSDDRIWSELQKRVDGPDGFQLKTGPIFDKTVLGFRSFVREPMSHGNMFLAGDAAHTVPPTGAKGLNLAFADIKVLFEALDSFYATGSRELLDGYSETALKRVWKAQNFSYWMTSMLHTRKDAHPFETKRALGELETVTSSRYGQQYLAESYTGWPHA; translated from the coding sequence ATGGCAGCCAGCGCAGGCAGCGCCGATAGGGCAGATACACCACAGCTCACCCGGACGAAGGTGGGCATCGTCGGAGGCGGCCCCGCCGGGCTCCTGCTCTCCCACCTGCTGGCGAAGCAGGGCATCGACAATGTGGTCATCGAACTGCGGGACCAGGAGACCATCAAGAACACCCACCGCGCGGGAATCCTGGAACAGCAGGCGGTGAAGATGCTGACGGAGTCCGGCGTGGACGGCCGCGTGCTGACCCACGGTGACGAGCACGAGGGCATCGACCTGCGCTTCAACGGGGAGTCCCACCCGCTGAACTTCCCGGACCTCGTGGACGCCACGGTCACCCTGTACGCTCAGAACGAGGTGTTCATCGACCTGGCCGCGGCCCGGAAGCGGGACGGCGGTGACATCCGCTACGAATCCGCGGTCATCGAGGTGGCGGACCTGAAGTCGGACACCCCGAAGATCCGCTACAAGGACGTCTCTGCCGGTGCCGACCCGGATGCCGTCCACGAGGTCCACTGCGACGTCCTCGTGGGCGCTGACGGCTCCCGCTCCTTCTGCCGCCGCGCCGTGGGCCAGGAACAGGGACACCAGGACTTCAAGATCGAGTACCCCTTCGCCTGGTTCGGCATCCTGACCGAGGCCCCGAAGTCCTCGCCGGAACTGATCTACGCGAACTCCCCGCACGGCTTCGCCCTGATCTCCCAGCGCTCCGCGAACGTCCAGCGGATGTACTTCCAGTGCGATCCGGCGGAGAGGACCGAGGACTGGTCGGACGACCGGATCTGGTCGGAATTGCAGAAGCGCGTGGACGGCCCGGACGGCTTCCAGCTCAAGACCGGCCCGATCTTCGACAAGACGGTGCTCGGCTTCCGCTCCTTCGTCCGCGAGCCCATGAGCCACGGCAACATGTTCCTGGCCGGGGACGCCGCGCATACCGTCCCGCCGACCGGGGCCAAGGGCCTGAACCTGGCGTTCGCGGACATCAAGGTGCTGTTCGAGGCTCTGGACTCGTTCTACGCCACCGGCTCCCGCGAGCTGCTGGACGGTTACTCCGAGACCGCCCTGAAACGCGTCTGGAAGGCCCAGAACTTCTCCTACTGGATGACGTCCATGCTCCACACCCGCAAGGACGCCCACCCGTTCGAGACCAAGCGCGCCCTCGGTGAGCTCGAGACCGTCACCTCCTCGCGCTACGGCCAGCAGTACCTGGCCGAGTCGTACACCGGCTGGCCGCACGCCTGA
- a CDS encoding IclR family transcriptional regulator: MTESPGSRRSEGDSTLDRLIRILGAFDAERSTLSIAALARRAAIPLPTAYRWVDRLTSAGLLERSDGDVRPGMKLWELASRSSPGTSLRQAAMPYMDDVQAVLRQHTQIAVLDAHGVLVLERLSARGAVPNQATIAGRMPTFTTSLGLVLMAFARRHVTESFLADHAAELGAPVGGPGHDAGPGNARGVVNPTEPELRLQLAETRRQGWASVDGQIDSESTGVAVPVLSPEGHAVAALGVVVPRSSEFRPGLAPMLLAAARGISRALGPQAAMPASDTVFPQHPPVALPGTGE; this comes from the coding sequence ATGACGGAGAGCCCCGGAAGCAGGCGGTCGGAAGGGGACAGCACCCTGGACCGGTTGATCCGGATCCTCGGCGCCTTTGACGCCGAGCGATCCACACTCTCGATTGCCGCCCTCGCCCGACGCGCGGCCATCCCCCTGCCCACCGCCTACCGCTGGGTGGACCGGCTCACCTCGGCCGGACTGCTGGAACGCTCGGACGGTGACGTCCGGCCCGGGATGAAACTGTGGGAACTGGCCTCGCGCTCCTCGCCCGGGACCTCCTTGCGCCAGGCCGCCATGCCGTACATGGACGACGTCCAGGCCGTGCTGCGACAACACACGCAGATCGCGGTGCTGGACGCCCACGGCGTGTTGGTCCTCGAGCGGCTCTCCGCGCGCGGAGCCGTGCCCAACCAGGCCACCATCGCCGGCCGCATGCCCACGTTCACCACCTCGCTCGGGCTCGTGCTGATGGCTTTCGCCCGGCGCCACGTCACGGAATCCTTCCTCGCCGACCACGCCGCGGAACTCGGCGCCCCGGTGGGTGGTCCGGGGCACGACGCCGGCCCCGGCAACGCCCGCGGGGTGGTCAACCCCACCGAGCCCGAACTGCGCCTGCAACTGGCGGAGACCCGCCGCCAGGGCTGGGCCTCAGTGGACGGGCAGATCGACTCGGAATCCACCGGCGTCGCCGTGCCGGTCCTCTCGCCAGAGGGCCATGCCGTGGCGGCACTCGGTGTGGTGGTGCCCCGCTCCTCGGAATTCCGTCCCGGCCTGGCTCCGATGCTGCTCGCCGCGGCTCGCGGCATCAGCCGCGCGTTGGGCCCCCAGGCGGCCATGCCGGCGTCGGACACGGTGTTCCCTCAGCACCCGCCCGTGGCGCTGCCGGGCACCGGGGAGTGA
- a CDS encoding heparan-alpha-glucosaminide N-acetyltransferase domain-containing protein → MTAAPRRSRRIVGLDAARGLALIGMIAIHVLPESTEAGETTLIWEIGSGISAALFTFLAGVSLALMTGGNKPVTGEALAAKRVGIAIRAVVLIVIGLMLAILDPPAGIILTYYGVMFLMAIPLLGAPAPMIATVAGVFALAGTLFIHLVGNAMPNLDGYDPSLGSIVAQPDGTIAALLVTGTYPVLAWSAFLFAGLAVGRFNLTLRDTHLRLMVVGLTMSLATWLVSWLSIEVLGGFDRVLATTPGLTEDELVRSLTWGLEFTTPDINSGWWLLMLSPYSETPVEVLNTLGWALACLGAMLWLGQRIGQWLRPLALVGSMTLTLYVTHLIFLATGLLQETPYISFWLQVGLALLFVVLWRNVTERSQGPLEWMTTTASSAGQRWYRSRKS, encoded by the coding sequence GTGACTGCCGCGCCACGCCGGTCGAGGCGGATCGTCGGCCTCGATGCAGCCCGCGGGCTCGCACTGATCGGCATGATCGCCATCCACGTCCTGCCCGAGAGCACCGAGGCCGGGGAGACCACCCTGATCTGGGAGATCGGCTCCGGCATCTCGGCGGCCTTGTTCACGTTCCTGGCTGGCGTCTCCCTGGCGCTGATGACCGGTGGCAACAAGCCGGTGACCGGCGAGGCCCTGGCGGCCAAGCGGGTCGGCATCGCCATCCGGGCCGTGGTGCTCATCGTCATCGGGCTGATGCTGGCGATCCTCGACCCGCCGGCCGGCATCATCCTGACCTACTACGGTGTCATGTTCCTCATGGCCATACCGCTGCTCGGAGCGCCCGCGCCGATGATCGCCACCGTGGCCGGTGTGTTCGCGCTGGCGGGGACGTTGTTCATCCACCTCGTCGGCAACGCCATGCCGAACCTGGACGGTTACGACCCATCGCTCGGGTCCATCGTCGCCCAGCCGGACGGCACGATCGCCGCACTCCTGGTCACCGGCACCTACCCCGTCCTGGCGTGGTCCGCCTTCCTCTTCGCCGGCCTCGCCGTCGGACGGTTCAACCTGACCCTGCGGGACACCCACCTCAGGCTGATGGTGGTGGGCCTGACCATGTCACTGGCCACCTGGCTGGTCTCGTGGTTGTCCATCGAGGTCCTCGGCGGGTTCGACCGGGTCCTTGCGACCACGCCCGGGCTGACGGAGGACGAGCTGGTGCGGTCACTGACCTGGGGGCTGGAGTTCACCACCCCGGACATCAACTCGGGCTGGTGGCTGCTGATGCTGTCACCGTACTCGGAGACCCCCGTGGAGGTCCTCAACACCCTCGGCTGGGCCCTGGCCTGCCTGGGGGCCATGCTCTGGCTGGGTCAGCGGATCGGGCAGTGGCTCCGGCCGCTGGCCCTGGTCGGATCCATGACGCTCACTCTCTACGTGACCCACCTGATCTTCCTGGCGACAGGACTGCTGCAGGAGACCCCGTACATCTCGTTCTGGCTGCAGGTGGGCCTGGCTCTGCTGTTCGTGGTGCTCTGGCGCAATGTCACGGAGCGGTCCCAGGGTCCGCTGGAATGGATGACCACCACGGCCTCATCCGCTGGGCAGCGCTGGTACCGAAGTCGAAAGTCCTGA
- the dapA gene encoding 4-hydroxy-tetrahydrodipicolinate synthase — protein sequence MSMVPDRLDTDSTTANAPNAASAAFGRVITAMVTPFDHAGRLDERGTERLAAWLTRDGWNDSVVVNGTTGESISTTDREKSRAIRAAKQGAAAHGGKVIAGVGAGSTAHSIKLAKEAASAGADGLLVVAPYYSCPGQTGLLRHLLAVADATKLPVMIYDIPKRTGIAIETETVLAAARHPRILAVKEAKGDLEGATEVMGQTHLAYYSGDDALNLPWLSVGATGFVSVVGHVVGDQLTQLLQHHVHGRNAEALALHRHLMPIFRGMFWAPGAASAKAALGDLGLPGGPVRLPLVDLTEEQRRELRHVLAGTVTEMGAPADPARVPTGWLPAEATVGQVGR from the coding sequence ATGAGCATGGTTCCCGACAGGTTAGACACCGACTCGACCACCGCCAACGCCCCGAACGCGGCCTCCGCCGCGTTCGGCCGGGTCATCACCGCCATGGTGACGCCGTTCGACCACGCCGGCCGGCTGGACGAACGGGGCACGGAACGGCTGGCTGCCTGGCTGACCCGCGATGGCTGGAACGATTCCGTGGTGGTCAACGGCACCACCGGTGAGTCCATCTCCACCACCGACCGGGAGAAGTCCCGGGCCATCCGCGCCGCCAAGCAGGGTGCCGCGGCCCACGGTGGCAAAGTGATCGCCGGCGTCGGGGCCGGGAGTACGGCCCACAGCATCAAGCTGGCCAAGGAGGCGGCCTCGGCAGGGGCTGACGGACTGCTCGTCGTGGCGCCCTATTACTCCTGCCCCGGTCAGACCGGACTGCTGAGGCACCTGCTGGCCGTGGCCGATGCCACCAAGCTCCCGGTGATGATCTACGACATCCCCAAGCGCACCGGCATCGCGATCGAGACCGAGACGGTCCTGGCCGCCGCACGGCACCCACGCATCCTGGCCGTCAAGGAGGCCAAGGGCGACCTCGAGGGGGCCACCGAGGTCATGGGGCAGACACACCTGGCGTACTACTCGGGTGACGATGCGCTGAACCTGCCTTGGCTGTCCGTGGGGGCCACTGGTTTCGTGTCGGTGGTCGGCCACGTGGTGGGTGACCAGCTCACCCAGCTGTTGCAGCATCACGTCCACGGCCGGAACGCGGAGGCCCTGGCGCTGCACCGCCACCTCATGCCGATCTTCCGCGGGATGTTCTGGGCCCCCGGTGCCGCGTCGGCCAAGGCCGCCCTGGGTGACCTGGGGCTGCCGGGCGGACCAGTGCGCCTGCCACTGGTGGATCTGACCGAGGAACAGCGGCGCGAGCTGCGCCACGTCCTGGCCGGAACCGTCACCGAGATGGGCGCGCCGGCGGATCCCGCCCGGGTGCCCACCGGATGGCTTCCCGCAGAGGCCACGGTCGGACAGGTCGGCCGGTGA